Within Nocardia terpenica, the genomic segment CTTCGTCTTCCTGTATCTGGCGATTTCGGTCGAATACGTCTTTCCCGCCGTGGAATCCGCGCTCATGCTGGTCGCGGTCGCCGTCGGCGAACTGATCTACCAGCGCCGGTGGCGGCCGGTCGCGCGGCTGGCCGCGGTGGCGATGTGCGCGGGCCTGGCCGGTCTGATGACCTACCTGCCGAGCATGCTGTCGGCGAAGGTGAGCTGGCGCGGCACCTCGCAGATCAATAACGACCAGTTCCTGACGGTGCCGTGGTCGGAGTCGCTGAACGCCAGCCTGCCGTCCACGCTGCCCGCGTTCAATTCGTGGTGGGGCTACATCCAGCCGCTGCCGATGACCTATATCGCCTGGTTCCTGATTCCGGCGCTGGCGTTCGTCGACTGGCGGCGGGCGCGCGGGGCGTGGCGGGAGCTGACCGCGGTGGCGCTGTTCGCGGTCATGTTCCTGATGTGGACCGCGGGCCCCGGCACGGTCGGCCCGCTGCGCTGGCCCGCGCGGGTGCTGCCGATGCTGGCGCTGGGCCTGCTGGTGCTGGTGTGCGTGCTGCTGGGCCGGTTCGGCACGGTGGCGAACCGGCGCAATCGCGGCCTCGCCGCGCTGGTGCTGATCGGGCTGCTGTGGGTGCGCACCTTCTCCGCCGACCCGCACGATGTGGTCTGGCACCTGGGGTCGGCGTTTGCGGTGGCGGCGCTCGGCGCGATCGCGGTGTGGCTGGGCCACACTCGCGGCACGGCCGCCGCCGCGCTGCTCACCATCGTGGCCATGTTCCCGATCGCCTACGTGCAAGTGCATGCGGCGCAACCGAATCCGATGAGCTGGAACCTGCCCGCCAGCCGGTCGCAGGCGCAGGCGGCGTTCCCGGCGTTCGACGGCATCACCATTCAGCTCGGCGATCGCGCCCTGGTGCAGCCGGGGGAGAAGAACCTCGCGGGCGCCTACGGCTCGCTGGTCTTCGGCAACTACGCCAAGGACCTGCGGCTGCACTACGTCAACGGCTACACCCCGAACGGGCACTACTGGTTCGGCGAAACGCTGTGCATGCGCTGGGATTCCAGCGTCTGCCCCGACGCCTACCGGCGGCTGTTCACCCCCGAGCCGACCACCGGGCGCACCCTGGTGGACCTGATGAAACTGGACCGAGTCGTGTTGCAGCGGGCCATGTTCCCCGACGCGGGCAACCATCCCGCGCCCGCGGGCTGGAAGTGGGTCGACTATCCGGGCCACGAGCGCTACATCTGGGTGCTCGAGCGGGTCGACGGCCCGATCTCCGGCGTGAACGGCCGCGTCGCCGACGCCGCCGGGGTCACCGCCACCTCCCTCGGGGAGTCCGATACGACCAGCCGGGTGCGGGTGTCGTCGAGCACCGGCGGCCGGGTCGTGTTCGCCCGGCTCGGCTGGCCCGGCTACCGGGTCACCCTGAACGGGCGCGACATTCCGCACACCACCATCTCCAAGTCCTTTGTCGCCGTGCCCATTCCGCCGGGCACCGAGAACGCCGAGCTGATCGTGTCGTGGCGCCCGCCGGGCTGGAAGGTCGGCATCGCCGCCGCGATCGGCGGTCTGATCGGCCTGGGCCTCATGCAGTGGCTGTACCTGCGCACCCGCCGCCGCGACGACGAGCCGGACGGCCCGACACCCCCCGCCGATCCCGACGCGGCGAAGCCCGAACTGGCGGAAGCGGTTTCATGAACGCGGGCCGGGGTTCGGATGCTGCGCCGGGTTCGGCCGTGGCGGATCCCGCCGCCGAGCCGACGCCCGGCCCGCTCCTGCGCCTGATTCGCCGCCAAGAGGTGGCCTTCGCGGCCGTCGGCGGCGCGAACACCCTGCTGGGCATGGCCCTGACCGTCCTGTGGCTGAAGGTGCTCCCCGAATCCTGGCCCCCCGCCCTGGCCGTGGTGCTGGCCTACTGCGTCAGCATCGTCTTCGCCTTCGTCGCCCACCGCACCCTCGTCTTCCGCGTCCGCGGCCACCTCCTCCGCGACTTCACCCGCTTCGTCCTCGTGAATTCCGGTGGCCTCCTACTGAATGCGACAGGCGTCCAACTCACCGTAGCCACCCTCCACCTCCCCAAAACCCCCGCCACGATCACCGTAATGGCGCTGGTAGCCATCGCCAGCTACTTCGGCCACCGCCACTTCTCCTTCCGCCGCACCTAAGCAGGCAGCCGAAGCTCTCCTCGCCTTCCCGGCTTGCCTCTTCTGGCCTTCCCGGCTTGCCACCTCTCGTCTTCCCGGCGTGGCTCTTCTGGTCTTCTCGGCGTGGCTCTTCTGGTCTTCTCGGCGTGGCTCTTTTCGTCTTCCCGGCATGTCTCTTTTCGTCTTTCCCGGCATGCTTTTGGCCGGGATCTCCCTAGCCGACGAGATTCAAGAATGCCGGGACCGGTAGGTTGTCGGCATGGCCGAGGAAATCCTGGATCCCACCCTGCTGAGTCTGCTGGCCTGCCCGCAGGACAAGGGGCCGCTGCTGCCGGTGCGCGATAGCGCCGGGGCGGGCGTGCTCTACAACCCGCGGCTGCGGCGGGCCTACCCGATCGACAACGGGATTCCGGTGCTGCTGATCGATGAGGCCCGCCCGGTGAGCGACGAGGAGCACGCGGCCTTCACGGCAGCGGCAGATCCCCGGTGAGATAGCGCTGCAGATTCGGCCCGACCACCGCGGCCAGCTCGTCCACCGGCATCGAGGCCACCGGCTCGATCCCGACGATCTTGCGCGCCACCAGCAATCCGATCATCTGCGAGACCGCCAGCACCACACGGGTGGGCCCGGTGCCCGGCGGCGAATCCACCCGCTCGCGCACATCGCGCAGCGCCACCTCCAGCAGGAACGCGCGGGCCAGTTCGCCCTCGGCGCCGGTGAGCAGGCTGCGGAACGCCGCCACCGCCTGCACCCCGACCGAGGAATCCCAGACGCTCACCACCACCCGCACCACCGTCTCCCCGATCCGATCCAGCGGCACCGCGGCGACCTGCTCCCGGATCACGTTCGGATCGATCGGCAGATCCATTGCGGCGGTGAGCAAATCCTGCTTGGTGCCGAAATAGTGGTGCACCAGCGCGGGATCCACCCCGGCCGCCGTCGCGATCGAGCGGATCGACGCCTTGTCGAACCCCACCTCGGCGAACCGGGTGCGGGCCGCGGTCAGAATGGCCTCCCGCGTCCCGGACCGGCCGGGCCGCCGCCCGCTGCGCCCGCCGTTGTCCTCGGGTTCGCCGGTGTCGGTCATGCCGTTCTCCTCCGCAGCGTGGCCGCGCCCAATCCCAGTGCGACGGCGGCGAATACGGCCACGACCCCCACATCGCGCCACATCAGCCCGGTGGCCCCGGGATACCGCGCCACCTGCTGCAGGGCGTCGACGGCGTAGCTCAGCGGCAGCACGTCGCTGATGATCTCCAGCCAGTGCGGCAGCTGACCGCGCGGCACCAGCAGCCCGCACAGGAAGAACTGCGGTCCCACGATCAACGGCATGAACTGCACGGCCTGAAACTCGGTGCGCGCGAACGCACTTGCGAGCAGACCCAGCGCGACCCCGAGCACCGCGTCCAGCACCGCGATCAACAGCACCAGCCACACGCTGCCCGCCGAGTGCATGCCCAGCAGCCCGAACGACACCAGGCACGCCAGGCCCGCCTGCCCGGCGGCGGCCACCGAGAACGCGGTGCCGTAGCCCGCCAGCAGATCCGGCTTGGACAGCGGCGTGGTCATCAGCCGCTCCAGCGTGCCCGAGGTCCGCTCGCGCTGCATGGCGATGGCGGTGATCAGGAACATCACGATGAACGGCAGGATGCCCAGCATGCTGATGCCGACCCGGTCGAACAGCGTCGGCATGCCCGGCACGCTCGGCGTGTCGTGATACACGTAGTACAGCAGCAGGATCAGCAGCGACGGCACCAGCAGCAGCATCGCGACGGTGCGGTGATCGGCGCGCAGCTGCCGCAGAATGCGGACGGTGGTGGCGGTGTAGCAGCGCAGCGGGTGCGCGACGGCGGTCGTCATCGCGGGTCTCCCATCCTGATCAGCGCGAGAAACGCGTTCTCCAAACTGGTTTCGCCGGTCTCGGTGCGCAGCTCGTCCGGGCTGAGCTGGGCCAGCAGGTGGCCCTCGCGCATGAGCAGCAGCCGGTCGCAGTGCTCGGCCTCGTCCATGACGTGGCTGGACACCAGCAGCGTGCGGCCCTGGGCGGCCAGGGCGTGGAACTGATTCCACAGCTCCACGCGCAGCACCGGATCCAGCCCGACGGTCGGCTCGTCGAGCACCAGCAGCTCCGGATCGGCCACCAGCGCGCAGGCCAGCGACGCCCGGGTGCGCTGCCCGCCGGACAGCTGATTGCCCCGCTGCCGCGCGTGCTCGCCCAGCCCCACCGCCGAGATGGCCGCGGCGACATCGGAATTCGACCGCCCGTAGAGCGCGCCGAAGTAGGCCACATTGTCGGTGATGCTGAGATCGTCGTAGATGCTCGGCGCCTGCGTCACATAGCCCACCCGCGACCGCAGGCCCGTGCTGCCCGCCGGTTCGCCCAGCACCCGCACGCTGCCCGCGGCGATCAACTGGGTGCCGACGATGCTGCGAATGAGCGTCGTCTTCCCGCATCCGGAGGGCCCCAGCAGCCCGGTGATGCGACCGCGCGGCACCGTCAGCGAGAGGTCGTGCAGTACTTCCCGTCCGCCGCGTTGCACCCGCAGATGTTCGACCTCGACAGCCGGGGGAGAGTTCGACACCGCCATGGATCACTCCTGTTCATCGAGTGTTGAATTCATTACGCGTTGAATTCTGCGCCCGCGCGGAACGGAACGCAAGCCCCTCGGCCGCGCGATTGCGGCCCGTTCGCTCGTCACCCTTACGATCGGCCCGTGACCAGCGAAACCGCGGACGTGGCCGAGGGCGGTCAAGTCCGCGCCTCGACCCTGGAACTGTTCTTCGATCTCGTCTTCGTCTTCACCATCACCCAGCTCACGCACGCCTTCAGCGAGCACGCGAGCTGGGCGGCGCTGGGCCGGGTGGCCCTGATGTTCGGCGTGATCTGGTGGATGTACAGCGGCTACGTCTGGCTGACCAACGAGGTGGCGCCCAACAGTTCGGCGCGCCGGACGGCCCTGCTGATCGGCATGCTCGGGTTCTTCATCCTGGCGGTCGCGGTGCCCGAGGCGGCCGAGGGTTCCGGAATCGCCTTCGGCGTCGGATATTTCGTGGTGAACACCGTGCACACGGCGCTGTTCTACCTCGGCGGGGGAGCGTCGGCGACCTCGGCGATCCTGCGCATCGCCCCGCCCAACGCCGCCTCCGCGCTGCTGGTGCTGGGCGGCGGTTTCGTGCACGGCTGGCCGCGCTACCTGATCTGGGGCGCGGCCTTCGCCCTGCAGGTGGCGACGCCCTACATCGCCGGGACCGGCGGATTCGTGGTGCGCCCCAGCCACTTCTGCGAGCGGCACGGCCTGGTGCTCATCATCGCGATCGGCGAATCGGTGGTCGCGATCGGCGCCGGGCTGGGCGGCGAGCACCTCGACGCCGGACTGATCGGCATGATCGCGCTCGGCCTGTGGCTGGCCTATGTGCTGTGGTGGGCCTTCTTCGGGCTCGACGACGAACGCGGCGAACACGCCATGAGCGCACTACCCGGCCCGCAACGCACGCGCCCGGCGGTGGTCGCCTACGGGTACTCGCTGTATGTCATGCTGCTGGGCATCATCCTGACCGCCGCGGGCATCAAGATCTGCATCGCCGACGGCACCCGGCCGATGCCCCTCCCCGCCGCCCTGTCTCTCGCGGGCGGCGTCGGCGTGTTCTTCCTGGGCCAGTGCCTGTTCCGCCTGACACTGCGGCTCCCACGCCCCTGGTGGCGGCTGGCCGCGGCCGTCGCCGCCGTGGCGACCACCCCCCTCGGCGTCGCCGCGGCGGCCTGGATCCTCTTGGCGGCCTTGATGATCGTGGCCTACGCGTTCATCATCGCCGACGACGTCCTGAGCATGCGCTCGGGAGACCACAGCGCGTACCTGTAGGCCCGGCACCCCATGATTCCGGCATGCTTTCGGCCGGAATCTGGGGCGTCAGCAACGTGATTCGACGAGTAGTTGCCGGACCATCGTCGCCATGCGCAAAATCAAACGGCGTGATCTCGACCTGACGGCCCGACTGTTCCCCACCGGGCGCCCTTCGCGACAATGGGGCACTGTGTCTGCCGAGGAACTCGCCGTCGAACCATTGGCCGCCGCGCATCGGCTGCTCGGGGCCACCCTGTGGTCCGGGCCCGTCGGGGTGCGCATCGTCGAGGTCGAGGCGTACGGGGGTGACCCGGCCGGGCCCTGGCACGACCCGGCGGCGCACTCCGGGCGCGGCCGAACCCCGCGCAATGCCGTCATGTTCGGGCCCGCTGGTCGACTCTACGTGTATTTCAGCTACGGCATGCACGTCTGCGTGAACGTCACCTCCGGTCCCGACGGCCTCGCCAGCGCGGTCCTGATCCGAGCGGGCGAGGTGATCGCCGGGCTCCCCGCCGCCCGCGAACGCCGCCCCGCCGCCCGCGCCGACGCCGACTTGGCCAGGGGCCCCGGCAATCTCGGCAGCGCCCTCGGAATCACCCTGGGCGACTACGGAACCGACCTGTTCGACCCGGCCGCACCCATCCGGCTGGAACTGGGCCCGGAAATCACCGACACCTCCCTGATCGGCGTCGGCCCCCGAGTCGGCGTCAGCCTCGCCGCCGACCGCCCGTGGCGACTGTGGTTGCGCGATTCCCCCGCCGTCTCGGCCTACCGCCGCAGCCCCCGCGCACCACGGGCGGAGAAGTCGGCCTGACCTGGCCCTCCTGGTCCCGGCATGCCGTCGGCCGGGACCAGGGCTGTGCGCGTGGCCTAAACTGACCGGTAATCACTCCTCAGACAAGTAGAGAGGCGCGCAAGCTTTGGCGCACGTGCAGAGGCATCCGCTGGCCGCGCAGGCCGCGCAATTGCTCCTCGATCGGATCCGCGCCGGCGAATGGCAGCTCGGGCACAAACTCCCCGGCGAGACCACCCTGGCCGCGCAGCTGGGCGTCGGCCGGTCCACGCTGCGCGAGGCCGTTCGCGAGCTGTCCGGGAAGGGCGTCCTCGAAAGCCGCCAGGGCGCGGGCGTTTTCGTCACCGCCGTCGACGTCGTCGAGGACTGGGACACCGTGCTGCGCCGGGCCGACATCATCACCGTCATCGAGGCCCGCATCGCCATCGAGGTGGAGGGCGCCGCCCTGGCCGCCCGCCGCCGCACCCCCGCCGACCTGCGGGCCATGGGGCGCGCCCTGACCGCCCGCGCCGAGTCGGGCGCGTCGGTGGCCGAACTCGTCGATGCCGACACCGAATTCCACCGGACCGTGGTCGCCGCCGCGCACAACGACGTGCTCAACGGCATGTTCGACGCCTTCGTCCCGCGCTCGCGGCACGCCATGATCGACATGCTGCGCATCCGCCCGCTCGACCCGCACGCCGACCATCGCGCCCACGAGGTCCTGCTCGACGCCGTCCGCCGCAGCGACCCCGATGCCGCCGCGGCCGCCAGCCGCGTCCACCTCACCTCATTGAAAGAGGCATTCGAATAATCCCTCGACCCCCACGCCGCCGCTCGCCATCATGAGGGTCGGAACCTGCATGTTTGCCCGGTAATCGAGTGCGGAAAGATGGGAAGGCGTGAGCGTCGACATCATCGAGGAACTGACCTGGCGTGGCTTGATCGCGCAGTCCACCGACCTGGACGCCCTGCGCGCCGAGCTGGCCGAGGGCCCGATCACCCTCTATGCCGGCTTCGATCCGACCGCCGCCAGCCTGCACGCCGGTCACCTGGTTCCGCTGCTCGCGCTGAAGCGTTTCCAGCGCGCCGGCAACCGGCCCATCGTGCTCGCGGGCGGCGCGACCGGTCTCATCGGCGACCCCCGCGACGTCGGCGAGCGCGCCATGAATTCGACCGACACCGTGGCCGCCTGGGCCGAACGCATCCGCGGCCAGCTGCAACGCTTCGTCGACCTGGACGACCCGAAGACCGGCGCGATCATCGCGAACAATATGGACTG encodes:
- a CDS encoding low temperature requirement protein A, giving the protein MTSETADVAEGGQVRASTLELFFDLVFVFTITQLTHAFSEHASWAALGRVALMFGVIWWMYSGYVWLTNEVAPNSSARRTALLIGMLGFFILAVAVPEAAEGSGIAFGVGYFVVNTVHTALFYLGGGASATSAILRIAPPNAASALLVLGGGFVHGWPRYLIWGAAFALQVATPYIAGTGGFVVRPSHFCERHGLVLIIAIGESVVAIGAGLGGEHLDAGLIGMIALGLWLAYVLWWAFFGLDDERGEHAMSALPGPQRTRPAVVAYGYSLYVMLLGIILTAAGIKICIADGTRPMPLPAALSLAGGVGVFFLGQCLFRLTLRLPRPWWRLAAAVAAVATTPLGVAAAAWILLAALMIVAYAFIIADDVLSMRSGDHSAYL
- a CDS encoding FadR/GntR family transcriptional regulator, encoding MAHVQRHPLAAQAAQLLLDRIRAGEWQLGHKLPGETTLAAQLGVGRSTLREAVRELSGKGVLESRQGAGVFVTAVDVVEDWDTVLRRADIITVIEARIAIEVEGAALAARRRTPADLRAMGRALTARAESGASVAELVDADTEFHRTVVAAAHNDVLNGMFDAFVPRSRHAMIDMLRIRPLDPHADHRAHEVLLDAVRRSDPDAAAAASRVHLTSLKEAFE
- a CDS encoding ABC transporter ATP-binding protein, which gives rise to MAVSNSPPAVEVEHLRVQRGGREVLHDLSLTVPRGRITGLLGPSGCGKTTLIRSIVGTQLIAAGSVRVLGEPAGSTGLRSRVGYVTQAPSIYDDLSITDNVAYFGALYGRSNSDVAAAISAVGLGEHARQRGNQLSGGQRTRASLACALVADPELLVLDEPTVGLDPVLRVELWNQFHALAAQGRTLLVSSHVMDEAEHCDRLLLMREGHLLAQLSPDELRTETGETSLENAFLALIRMGDPR
- a CDS encoding TetR/AcrR family transcriptional regulator; the protein is MTDTGEPEDNGGRSGRRPGRSGTREAILTAARTRFAEVGFDKASIRSIATAAGVDPALVHHYFGTKQDLLTAAMDLPIDPNVIREQVAAVPLDRIGETVVRVVVSVWDSSVGVQAVAAFRSLLTGAEGELARAFLLEVALRDVRERVDSPPGTGPTRVVLAVSQMIGLLVARKIVGIEPVASMPVDELAAVVGPNLQRYLTGDLPLP
- a CDS encoding GtrA family protein; this encodes MNAGRGSDAAPGSAVADPAAEPTPGPLLRLIRRQEVAFAAVGGANTLLGMALTVLWLKVLPESWPPALAVVLAYCVSIVFAFVAHRTLVFRVRGHLLRDFTRFVLVNSGGLLLNATGVQLTVATLHLPKTPATITVMALVAIASYFGHRHFSFRRT
- a CDS encoding Trm112 family protein yields the protein MAEEILDPTLLSLLACPQDKGPLLPVRDSAGAGVLYNPRLRRAYPIDNGIPVLLIDEARPVSDEEHAAFTAAADPR
- a CDS encoding ABC transporter permease, whose amino-acid sequence is MTTAVAHPLRCYTATTVRILRQLRADHRTVAMLLLVPSLLILLLYYVYHDTPSVPGMPTLFDRVGISMLGILPFIVMFLITAIAMQRERTSGTLERLMTTPLSKPDLLAGYGTAFSVAAAGQAGLACLVSFGLLGMHSAGSVWLVLLIAVLDAVLGVALGLLASAFARTEFQAVQFMPLIVGPQFFLCGLLVPRGQLPHWLEIISDVLPLSYAVDALQQVARYPGATGLMWRDVGVVAVFAAVALGLGAATLRRRTA
- a CDS encoding DNA-3-methyladenine glycosylase; this translates as MSAEELAVEPLAAAHRLLGATLWSGPVGVRIVEVEAYGGDPAGPWHDPAAHSGRGRTPRNAVMFGPAGRLYVYFSYGMHVCVNVTSGPDGLASAVLIRAGEVIAGLPAARERRPAARADADLARGPGNLGSALGITLGDYGTDLFDPAAPIRLELGPEITDTSLIGVGPRVGVSLAADRPWRLWLRDSPAVSAYRRSPRAPRAEKSA